A genomic window from Nematostella vectensis chromosome 9, jaNemVect1.1, whole genome shotgun sequence includes:
- the LOC5502899 gene encoding N-alpha-acetyltransferase 50 → MSATLEQIFKRSTSYPPKMKPKGRTELGDITAHNIKQLKKLNSVVFPVSYNDKFYKDVLEVGELAKLAFYNDIVVGGVCCRVDQTEDARRLYIMTLGCLAPYRRLGIGTIMLEHVLKVCEKDGNIDNIYLHVQISNQGAIDFYQKFGFEIIETKKQYYKRIDPADAYVLQKTLKNKDKE, encoded by the exons ATGTCTGCAACTTTAGAGCAAATTTTCAAACGATCTACTTCATATCCACCAAAAATGAAACC GAAGGGAAGAACAGAGCTCGGAGACATCACAGCACATAACATCAAACAGTTGAAAAAGTTGAACTCAGTTGTGTTCCCTGTCAGCTATAATGATAAG TTTTACAAGGATGTCCTTGAAGTGGGGGAGCTGGCAAAACTGG CCTTCTACAATGATATAGTTGTGGGTGGAGTCTGTTGCAGAGTTGATCAAACAGAGGATGCCCGTAGACTCTACATAATGACCTTAGGATGCCTAGCTCCTTATAGGAGATTAGGAATTG GAACTATTATGCTAGAACATGTGCTCAAAGTTTGTGAAAAAGATGGAAATATTGACAACATTTACTT GCATGTACAGATCAGTAACCAAGGGGCAATAGATTTTTACCAGAAATTTGGATTTGAAATTATTGAAACAAAGAAACAATACTACAAAAGAATAGATCCAGCCGATGCTTATGTCCTACAGAAAACACTAAAGAACAAAGATAAGGAATAA